A window from Rana temporaria chromosome 8, aRanTem1.1, whole genome shotgun sequence encodes these proteins:
- the LOC120909153 gene encoding tigger transposable element-derived protein 1-like, whose amino-acid sequence MKRAWKKLCPQLVDDSEGCDDHVATATENIVDMARQLELEVEPEDVAELLASHTESLSNEDLLELEEEREEDVQDGVEIIDQPEGLTSKILFEAFRHLDSAMALFEKHDRDFERRSKVNANISGAYACYKEIYREKKRATRQTSIETYFSKSPSARRSSSTDSLFPALTSPPCPAPIATCSTPNSPARKRLVFEDLTCETEDTCIPDSPFPALTSPSSPAPTLISSCSTPISPARKRLAFEDLTSETEDTCMPSPFLPQ is encoded by the coding sequence ATGAAAAGGGCCTGGAAAAAATTATGCCCACAGTTAGTTGATGATTCAGAAGGCTGTGACGATCATGTAGCTACTGCTACTGAAAATATTGTAGATATGGCAAGGCAGTTAGAGCTGGAAGTGGAGCCAGAAGATGTTGCTGAACTGCTTGCGTCCCACACGGAGTCCCTCAGCAATGAAGATCTTCTAGAACttgaagaggagagagaagaagatgtGCAGGATGGGGTTGAGATCATTGATCAGCCTGAAGGTTTAACTTCAAAAATTCTCTTTGAAGCTTTCCGTCATCTTGATAGCGCCATGGCTCTATTTGAAAAGCATGATAGGGATTTTGAAAGACGTTCCAAAGTCAATGCTAACATCTCAGGGGCTTATGCCTGTTACAAAGAAATCTACAGGGAGAAAAAGAGAGCTACACGTCAAACCTCCATAgaaacatatttttctaaaagtccATCAGCACGCAGATCATCATCAACTGACAGTCTGTTTCCAGCTCTGACATCACCACCGTGTCCTGCTCCTATTGCTACTTGTAGTACACCCAATTCTCCAGCAAGAAAGCGCCTCGTTTTTGAAGACTTGACTTGTGAAACAGAAGATACCTGCATACCTGACAGTCCATTTCCAGCTCTGACATCACCATCAAGTCCTGCTCCTACTCTGATTTCTTCTTGTAGTACACCCATTTCGCCAGCAAGAAAGCGTCTCGCCTTTGAAGATTTGACTAGTGAAACAGAAGATACCTGTATGCCTTCACCCTTCCTACCACAATGA